From the Oleiharenicola lentus genome, one window contains:
- a CDS encoding DUF1329 domain-containing protein has translation MKTLSSVLCFLTSVAAVCAADPARLGADLTPLGGEKAGNADGSIPAWSGGLTTAPAGYAPGMHHPDPFAGEQPLFTITAANAGQYADKLTAGQQALLKAYPTYTIPVYKTHRSASNPQRIYDATRQYAATAALTDGGNGISGCVVGIPFTQPENGLQVIWNHLVRYRGVAAERFIGQAAPQRDGSYNLVQFEDEFLFNYCRDDIPQEQLARELTEQNVLIYFKQAVTAPARLAGSILVVHETMDQVKEKRRAWIYNAGQRRVRLAPSVEYDNPGTAADGMRTSDQFDMFNGAPDRYEWKLVGKKEMFVPYNSYKLHSDSVKVADILKPLHINQDLTRYELHRVWVVEATLKPGTNHVYSRRTFYVDEDSWQVLAVDQYDGRGQLWRVSEAHCINYYDAQIFWSTLEVHTDLLAGRYLAIGLDNENKMYDYNLKRTPQDYTPQKLRQEGVR, from the coding sequence ATGAAAACCCTGTCCTCCGTCCTCTGTTTTCTGACCTCCGTGGCCGCGGTCTGCGCGGCTGACCCCGCCCGCCTCGGGGCCGACCTGACGCCGCTCGGCGGCGAAAAGGCCGGCAATGCCGATGGCTCCATCCCGGCCTGGTCCGGCGGCCTGACCACCGCCCCTGCCGGCTACGCGCCCGGCATGCACCACCCCGATCCCTTCGCCGGGGAGCAGCCGCTCTTCACCATCACCGCGGCCAATGCCGGACAATACGCCGACAAGCTTACCGCCGGCCAGCAGGCGCTCCTCAAGGCCTACCCGACCTACACCATCCCGGTCTACAAGACGCACCGCTCCGCCTCGAATCCGCAGCGCATCTATGATGCCACCCGGCAATACGCCGCGACCGCCGCTCTCACCGACGGCGGCAACGGCATCTCCGGTTGCGTCGTCGGCATTCCGTTCACCCAGCCCGAGAACGGCCTCCAGGTGATCTGGAACCACCTCGTGCGCTACCGCGGCGTCGCCGCCGAGCGCTTCATCGGCCAGGCCGCCCCGCAGCGCGACGGCAGCTACAACCTCGTGCAGTTCGAGGACGAGTTCCTCTTCAACTACTGCCGCGACGACATCCCGCAGGAACAGCTCGCCCGGGAACTCACCGAGCAGAACGTGCTCATCTACTTCAAGCAGGCCGTCACCGCGCCCGCCCGCCTCGCCGGCTCCATTCTCGTCGTCCACGAGACCATGGACCAGGTGAAGGAAAAGCGCCGCGCCTGGATCTACAATGCCGGCCAGCGCCGGGTGCGCCTCGCCCCCTCGGTCGAATATGACAACCCCGGCACCGCCGCCGACGGTATGCGCACCTCCGACCAGTTCGACATGTTCAACGGCGCCCCCGACCGCTACGAGTGGAAGCTCGTCGGCAAAAAGGAAATGTTCGTGCCCTACAACTCCTACAAACTGCACAGCGACAGCGTGAAGGTGGCCGACATCCTGAAGCCGCTCCACATCAATCAGGACCTCACCCGCTACGAGTTGCACCGTGTCTGGGTCGTCGAGGCCACACTCAAGCCCGGCACCAACCACGTCTATTCGCGCCGCACCTTCTACGTGGACGAGGACAGCTGGCAGGTGCTCGCCGTGGACCAATACGACGGCCGCGGCCAGCTCTGGCGCGTCTCCGAAGCGCACTGCATCAACTACTATGACGCGCAGATCTTCTGGAGCACACTCGAGGTGCACACCGACCTCCTCGCCGGCCGCTACCTCGCCATCGGTCTCGATAACGAGAACAAGATGTATGACTACAACCTGAAGCGCACCCCGCAGGACTACACGCCTCAGAAACTCCGCCAGGAAGGCGTGCGCTGA
- a CDS encoding DUF1302 domain-containing protein, whose translation MNLRHVINRRLRAPVLLALAAAATALPTASAFVFEFGEFKGSFDTTLSVGGLYRLQNPERDYYSISAGGLQRSGNADDGNLNYKRGMASFLVKANHDLQVDHRNGGLFVRGYYFNDFVNSNGTRERTALSKEAQKLVAEGAELLDAYLYFKADVGGMPATLRIGQQVLSWGESTFIPNGINSVNPIDVAKLRLPGSELKEALLPVNMVSGSLSLSDTVTLEAFYLLDWKRTRVDPPGTYFSTNDFVAKGGTKVYLGFGAIADSAGLGAVTRGPDGEPDKQGQYGVNLRWLAEDLNSTEFGFFFMNYHSRLPAISARTPTSAISPALVQSTALGLGTANLVPAMIASGLFNSTTAPVGMQTVVGAALTGVPASALPPTLQPFYPAAAQIASGARTIGFLSSAQTANYLIEFPEDIRLVGASFNTSIKGIALQGELSYRSNQPLQVDDVELLFAALSSINPTYGTNNQLGNFAGQLNTHITGYRRHKVWTGQLTATRVGRGILGAAQSTLLGEVGFVRADLPAKRVLRFDGQGTFVGGEIAYMNGSGSNTAGTLPLSEPSSAFADEFSWGYQLVGRLDYNNVFAGVNVSPLLVFAHDVGGNTPLPLGNFLHGRKTITVGADFTYQNAWAVELRYVNFGGAGRYNLLGDRDYVSATLKYSF comes from the coding sequence ATGAACCTACGTCATGTCATCAACCGTCGCTTGCGCGCCCCAGTTTTGCTCGCGCTTGCCGCTGCGGCCACGGCCCTGCCGACCGCCTCCGCGTTCGTTTTCGAATTCGGCGAGTTCAAGGGCAGCTTCGACACCACGCTGTCGGTGGGCGGACTCTACCGCCTCCAGAATCCCGAGCGCGACTACTACAGCATCAGCGCCGGCGGCCTGCAGCGCTCGGGCAACGCCGATGACGGCAACCTGAACTACAAGCGCGGCATGGCCTCCTTCCTCGTGAAGGCCAACCACGACCTCCAGGTTGATCACCGCAACGGCGGCCTGTTCGTCCGCGGCTATTACTTCAACGACTTCGTCAACTCCAACGGCACGCGCGAGCGCACCGCCCTGAGCAAGGAAGCCCAGAAGCTGGTCGCCGAAGGCGCCGAGCTGCTCGACGCCTACCTCTACTTCAAGGCCGACGTCGGCGGCATGCCCGCCACGCTTCGCATCGGCCAGCAGGTGCTGAGCTGGGGCGAAAGCACCTTCATCCCCAACGGCATCAACTCGGTCAACCCGATCGACGTCGCCAAGCTCCGCCTGCCCGGCTCCGAACTCAAGGAAGCGCTCCTGCCGGTCAACATGGTCTCCGGTTCGCTCAGCCTCTCCGACACGGTCACGCTCGAGGCCTTCTACCTGCTCGACTGGAAACGCACCCGCGTTGATCCGCCCGGCACTTATTTCAGCACCAACGACTTTGTCGCCAAGGGCGGCACCAAGGTCTATCTGGGCTTCGGCGCGATCGCCGACAGCGCCGGGCTCGGCGCCGTCACCCGCGGACCCGACGGCGAACCCGACAAGCAGGGCCAGTATGGCGTCAACCTGCGCTGGCTGGCGGAAGATCTCAACAGCACGGAGTTCGGCTTCTTCTTCATGAACTACCACAGCCGGCTGCCCGCGATCTCAGCCCGCACGCCGACTTCGGCGATCAGCCCGGCGCTCGTCCAGTCCACGGCCCTCGGCCTCGGCACGGCCAACCTGGTGCCCGCGATGATCGCGAGCGGGCTGTTCAACAGCACCACCGCCCCGGTCGGCATGCAGACCGTGGTCGGCGCCGCCCTCACCGGCGTGCCCGCCTCGGCCCTCCCCCCCACCCTCCAGCCTTTCTACCCGGCGGCCGCGCAGATCGCCTCCGGCGCGCGCACCATTGGTTTCCTCTCCTCCGCCCAGACGGCCAACTACCTGATTGAGTTCCCCGAGGATATCCGGCTCGTCGGCGCCAGCTTCAACACCAGCATCAAGGGCATCGCCCTCCAAGGCGAGCTGAGCTACCGCTCCAACCAACCCCTGCAGGTGGACGACGTCGAACTGCTGTTCGCCGCGCTCTCCTCCATCAACCCGACCTACGGCACCAACAACCAGCTCGGCAACTTTGCCGGCCAGCTCAACACCCACATCACGGGTTACCGCCGCCACAAGGTCTGGACCGGCCAGCTCACCGCCACCCGCGTCGGCCGCGGCATCCTCGGCGCCGCCCAGTCCACCCTGCTCGGCGAAGTGGGCTTTGTGCGCGCCGACCTGCCGGCCAAGCGCGTCCTGCGCTTCGACGGCCAGGGCACGTTTGTCGGCGGCGAGATCGCTTACATGAACGGCTCCGGCAGCAACACCGCCGGCACCCTGCCGCTCTCCGAACCGTCCAGCGCCTTTGCCGACGAGTTTTCCTGGGGCTACCAGCTGGTCGGCCGACTCGACTACAACAACGTGTTCGCGGGCGTGAACGTCTCCCCGTTGCTCGTCTTCGCCCACGATGTCGGCGGCAACACGCCGCTCCCGCTCGGCAACTTCCTCCACGGCCGCAAGACCATCACCGTTGGCGCCGACTTCACCTACCAGAACGCGTGGGCGGTCGAACTGCGCTACGTGAACTTCGGTGGCGCCGGTCGCTACAATCTGCTCGGCGACCGCGACTACGTCTCTGCCACCCTCAAGTATTCCTTCTAA
- a CDS encoding WD40/YVTN/BNR-like repeat-containing protein, protein MPRLPQAVAAVCDHRENPSAVTDRRYRMGPLCMLAILALTFALPIRAAESSEPAPLAAKSLLLDLARAGDRLVAVGDRGHVLLSDDEGRTWRQVIVPTRAMLTGVSFGDTRHGWAVGHDGVILATTDAGESWTLQNSGLDLEAVLLDVLFLDATRGFAVGAYGKCLATTDAGRTWTALAVSEDESHFNAIVAGPGGRLYLPGEAGTLMVTPDGRKWERLEVPYDGSLYGLLPLGEQGLLIYGLRGRVFASADLGTDWAPRDTHPPVLIAAGVRLKSGGVVLAGLGGNFHVSRDDGATFRHWQPTEYTGGVSALLETADSALLVAGEKGVARLTLP, encoded by the coding sequence ATGCCTCGCCTGCCTCAGGCTGTAGCGGCGGTCTGTGACCACCGGGAAAATCCGTCGGCGGTCACAGACCGCCGCTACAGGATGGGCCCGCTGTGTATGCTGGCCATCCTCGCCCTCACTTTCGCACTTCCCATTCGCGCCGCTGAATCCTCCGAGCCCGCTCCGCTCGCCGCGAAATCCCTGCTGCTCGACCTCGCCCGTGCGGGCGACCGCCTCGTTGCGGTCGGCGACCGCGGCCATGTGCTGCTCTCCGACGATGAGGGTCGCACCTGGCGACAAGTCATCGTGCCCACGCGCGCCATGCTCACCGGCGTGTCCTTTGGCGATACCCGCCACGGCTGGGCCGTCGGTCACGACGGCGTGATCCTCGCCACCACCGATGCCGGTGAATCTTGGACCCTGCAAAACTCCGGTCTCGATCTGGAGGCCGTGCTGCTCGACGTCCTCTTTCTCGATGCCACGCGCGGCTTCGCCGTCGGGGCCTACGGCAAATGCCTCGCCACCACCGACGCCGGCCGCACCTGGACGGCGCTTGCCGTTTCGGAGGACGAATCGCATTTCAACGCCATCGTCGCCGGCCCCGGCGGTCGGCTCTACCTGCCCGGCGAAGCCGGCACGCTCATGGTCACCCCGGATGGCCGCAAGTGGGAGCGCCTCGAGGTTCCCTACGACGGATCGCTCTACGGCCTGCTGCCGCTCGGTGAGCAGGGTCTGTTGATTTACGGCCTGCGCGGCCGGGTCTTCGCCTCGGCCGATCTCGGCACCGATTGGGCTCCCCGCGATACGCACCCCCCCGTGCTCATCGCCGCCGGGGTGCGCCTGAAATCCGGCGGGGTCGTGCTGGCCGGACTCGGCGGCAATTTCCACGTCAGCCGCGACGACGGCGCGACTTTTCGGCACTGGCAACCGACCGAATACACCGGCGGTGTGAGTGCCCTTTTGGAAACCGCGGACAGCGCCCTGCTCGTCGCCGGTGAAAAAGGCGTCGCCCGCCTCACGCTGCCATGA
- the tgt gene encoding tRNA guanosine(34) transglycosylase Tgt yields MSRLAFTLERESPGSKARAARFTTLHGPVRTPVFMPVGTQATVKNLDVEDLKAVDAQVLLANTYHLLLRPGPEVFRKFGGIHRFMNWDRPVLTDSGGFQIFSLPDSRVMTEAGAQFRSYVDGQVHFLSPESSIAMQRDIGSDIMMVLDQCIASTASHAETEMAMHLTHRWAERSLAARGDSAQALFGIIQGACHRDLRLRSAEFLRALPFDGLAIGGLAVGETHAQRYEFTGLVTDQLPAHLPRYLMGVGTPLDILEAVHRGVDMFDCIIPTQLAQRGTAYTSHGRIHCRRGIYKFSEEPLDAACSCPTCAKYSRAYLHHLNKADEVLGWQLLSIHNLAFYTRLMAEIRAAILGGEFLAYYERQRLVLGREDEANPSVLRTKPRPKSAPHRGDYEIQTSPQGFSSIRQRSSGEVMHSVSAPADEANRLYIDQSRLALRLRRRTPEDDQPLVVWDVGLGAASNAMAAIHRLEAELSAVGAAALRPLQLISFERDLDPLILAARHASHFPHLRHGAPHDLLNLGRWAHASGLIEWRLLRGDFLDHLEGAPTPDLIYYDPFSAKTDTALWQPGVFARLHQHCRSRPAELYTYAAGTGVRAAMLSAGFFVAEGVGTGPKATTTVACTHPASQPDDPAGPRLLAAEWLARWRRSEAKFPTGLDDAAKAAFEQRIESHPQFAGLQG; encoded by the coding sequence ATGTCCCGCCTCGCCTTTACCCTCGAAAGGGAATCTCCCGGCTCCAAAGCCCGCGCCGCCCGCTTCACGACGCTGCACGGCCCGGTGCGCACGCCCGTTTTCATGCCCGTGGGCACCCAGGCGACGGTCAAGAACCTGGACGTCGAGGACCTGAAGGCCGTCGATGCCCAGGTCCTGCTCGCCAACACCTACCACCTGCTGCTCCGTCCCGGCCCTGAAGTTTTCCGGAAGTTCGGCGGCATCCACCGCTTCATGAACTGGGACCGGCCTGTCCTGACCGATTCCGGCGGTTTCCAGATTTTTTCCCTGCCCGATTCGCGGGTCATGACCGAGGCCGGCGCCCAGTTCCGCAGCTATGTGGACGGCCAGGTTCATTTTCTCTCGCCCGAATCCAGCATCGCCATGCAGCGCGACATCGGCAGCGACATCATGATGGTGCTCGACCAGTGCATCGCCTCGACCGCCTCCCACGCCGAGACCGAGATGGCGATGCACCTGACCCACCGCTGGGCCGAGAGATCCCTGGCCGCCCGGGGCGACTCCGCGCAGGCGCTGTTCGGCATCATCCAGGGCGCCTGTCACCGCGACCTTCGCCTGCGCAGCGCCGAGTTTCTCCGCGCCCTGCCCTTCGACGGTCTCGCCATTGGCGGACTCGCGGTCGGCGAGACCCACGCCCAACGCTACGAGTTCACCGGCCTCGTCACCGACCAGCTGCCCGCCCACCTCCCGCGCTACCTCATGGGCGTCGGCACGCCGCTCGACATCCTCGAGGCCGTGCACCGGGGCGTGGACATGTTCGACTGCATCATCCCCACCCAGCTCGCCCAACGCGGCACGGCCTACACTTCGCACGGCCGCATCCACTGCCGCCGGGGCATCTACAAGTTCTCCGAGGAACCCCTCGACGCCGCCTGCTCCTGCCCCACCTGCGCAAAATACTCCCGCGCCTACCTGCACCACCTCAACAAGGCCGACGAGGTTCTCGGCTGGCAGCTGCTGTCGATCCACAACCTCGCCTTTTACACGCGCCTGATGGCCGAGATCCGGGCCGCCATCCTCGGCGGTGAGTTTCTCGCCTACTACGAACGGCAGCGCCTCGTCCTCGGACGCGAGGACGAAGCCAATCCCTCCGTCCTTCGCACCAAACCCCGCCCCAAATCCGCACCGCACCGCGGTGACTACGAAATCCAGACCTCGCCCCAGGGCTTTTCCAGCATCCGCCAGCGCAGCTCCGGCGAGGTGATGCACTCTGTCTCCGCCCCCGCGGACGAAGCCAACCGCCTTTATATCGACCAGTCCCGCCTCGCGCTGCGCCTCCGGCGCCGCACGCCGGAAGACGACCAGCCGCTCGTGGTCTGGGACGTCGGCCTCGGCGCCGCCTCGAACGCCATGGCCGCGATCCACCGCCTGGAGGCCGAACTCTCGGCCGTCGGCGCCGCCGCGCTGCGCCCGCTCCAGCTGATCAGTTTCGAGCGCGATCTCGATCCGCTCATTCTCGCCGCGCGCCATGCCTCCCACTTCCCGCACCTGCGCCACGGTGCGCCGCACGACCTGCTTAACCTGGGCCGCTGGGCGCACGCCTCCGGCCTCATCGAGTGGCGTCTTTTGCGCGGGGATTTCCTCGATCACCTCGAGGGCGCGCCTACGCCCGACCTGATCTACTACGATCCGTTTTCAGCCAAGACCGACACCGCCCTCTGGCAACCCGGGGTCTTCGCCCGCCTGCACCAACATTGCCGGAGCCGCCCGGCCGAACTTTACACCTACGCCGCCGGCACCGGCGTTCGCGCCGCGATGCTGTCCGCCGGCTTCTTCGTCGCGGAAGGCGTGGGCACCGGCCCCAAGGCCACCACCACCGTGGCCTGCACGCACCCGGCAAGCCAACCCGACGATCCGGCAGGCCCCAGGCTTCTCGCCGCCGAGTGGCTCGCCCGCTGGCGCCGCAGCGAGGCCAAGTTCCCGACCGGACTGGATGACGCCGCCAAGGCCGCTTTTGAGCAACGGATCGAGAGCCACCCGCAGTTCGCCGGGCTCCAGGGGTAA
- the uvrA gene encoding excinuclease ABC subunit UvrA translates to MDAATHIHVKGAREHNLRNLELRIPRGKLVVLTGPSGSGKSSLAFDTIYAEGYRKYMESLSAAARQVLEQLKRPDVDFIHGLSPVLAIEQRTGGGSPRSTVATVTEVADYARLLWALCGEQRCPKDGGRVEKRSLDDCLNQLLRDAPGERAIFLAPWMHAKPSVLRDELPRLRQRGFQRVRIAGEIKSLDEPKLVPNGAEAIPVELVVDRVVIAADQRSRLADSLELAFREGQNRALVLVQKNAESPWREIHLSQNLSCVHCGDVFEPLTPRHFSFNHSEGACAECGGLGRKLTFSEELIVPKPEKAVREGAIKPWRIGGKNLIIRHNAILKQLAEQLPFDAETPWQELPEETRRALLHGAGERLFVFRLRKNQKTEAQPFPGVIALLDESRRESRSDGYRARLATFMASGDCPSCHGLRLNARSAAVQVGPVSDRPLGVTQAGNQPFGDRPCLGFADFLRMDIRAALGFMRGLPATLPATDAVREVLDGVTQRLHFLAETGLGYLTLDREYTTLSGGEAQRVRLATQLGMGLVGVIYVLDEPSIGLHPHDNQRLLATLRELRDRGNTVLVVEHDADTMRIADELIELGPGAGTEGGEILFHGTPAECARLSPSASRTGAYLGGKLGVVKDAKTKAPDDRWLVIKGATEHNLKAVEARFPVGLFTCVTGVSGSGKSSLVNDILAVAAARKLNGAKTLPGRHRSLSGLEHFEKAVQVDQEPIGRSPRSNPASYVGLLDLLRDLFAKLPLAKVRGYKANRFSFNVRGGRCERCQGDGQIRLDMQFMADAYAPCPSCDGQRFNRETLEVRYHGKSIADVLVLTVREALELFRAHPRIVEKLATLDAVGLGYLQLGQSATTLSGGEAQRIKLSLELSKREQGTTLYILDEPTTGLHWTDIQRLTDLLFKLRDAGNTLVVIEHNLDVIRLADWLIDLGPGGGPDGGEIVYAGPVSGITKDARSLTGQALR, encoded by the coding sequence GTGGACGCCGCCACTCACATCCATGTCAAGGGAGCCCGGGAGCACAACCTCCGGAACCTCGAGCTGCGCATCCCGCGCGGCAAGCTGGTCGTGCTCACGGGACCGAGCGGATCCGGCAAGTCGTCGCTCGCCTTCGACACGATCTACGCAGAGGGCTACCGGAAGTACATGGAGAGCCTCTCCGCCGCCGCGCGCCAGGTATTGGAGCAACTGAAACGGCCCGACGTGGACTTCATCCACGGGCTCTCGCCGGTGCTGGCGATCGAGCAGCGCACCGGCGGCGGCTCGCCGCGCAGCACGGTGGCGACCGTCACCGAGGTCGCCGACTATGCGCGGTTGCTCTGGGCGCTCTGCGGCGAACAGCGTTGTCCCAAGGACGGCGGGCGCGTCGAGAAACGTTCGCTCGACGACTGTCTCAACCAGCTTTTGCGCGACGCGCCCGGCGAACGCGCCATTTTCCTGGCGCCGTGGATGCACGCCAAGCCGTCGGTGTTGCGCGACGAGCTGCCGCGGTTGCGTCAGCGCGGCTTCCAGCGCGTGCGGATCGCCGGCGAGATCAAGTCGCTCGACGAGCCCAAACTCGTGCCCAACGGCGCCGAAGCGATCCCGGTCGAACTCGTGGTGGACCGAGTGGTGATCGCCGCCGACCAGCGCAGCCGGCTGGCCGACTCGTTGGAACTGGCCTTTCGCGAGGGGCAGAACCGGGCGCTCGTGCTCGTGCAGAAAAACGCCGAGTCGCCTTGGCGCGAAATTCACCTGAGCCAAAACCTGAGCTGCGTGCACTGCGGCGATGTGTTCGAGCCGCTCACGCCGCGGCATTTTTCCTTCAACCACTCGGAAGGCGCCTGCGCGGAGTGCGGCGGGCTCGGCCGCAAGCTGACCTTCAGCGAGGAACTGATCGTGCCCAAGCCGGAGAAGGCGGTGCGCGAGGGCGCGATCAAGCCGTGGCGCATCGGCGGGAAGAATCTCATCATCCGCCACAACGCCATCCTCAAGCAGCTCGCCGAGCAGCTGCCGTTCGACGCCGAAACGCCGTGGCAGGAGCTGCCGGAGGAGACGCGCCGCGCCCTGCTGCACGGCGCGGGCGAGCGGCTCTTTGTTTTCCGGCTGCGCAAGAACCAGAAGACCGAAGCCCAGCCCTTTCCCGGCGTGATCGCGCTGCTGGATGAATCGCGCCGCGAGTCGCGCAGCGACGGCTACCGGGCGCGCCTGGCGACCTTCATGGCGAGCGGTGACTGTCCGTCCTGCCATGGTCTGCGCCTCAACGCCCGCAGCGCGGCGGTGCAAGTAGGGCCGGTCTCAGACCGGCCTCTGGGTGTGACTCAAGCCGGGAACCAGCCGTTCGGAGACCGGCCCTGCCTCGGCTTCGCCGATTTCCTGCGCATGGACATCCGGGCCGCGCTTGGCTTCATGCGCGGGCTGCCCGCCACCCTGCCGGCGACCGACGCCGTACGCGAGGTGCTCGACGGGGTCACGCAACGGCTCCATTTCCTCGCGGAGACCGGGCTGGGCTACCTGACGCTTGATCGCGAATACACGACTCTCTCCGGCGGCGAGGCCCAGCGTGTGCGGCTGGCCACGCAGCTCGGCATGGGGCTGGTCGGCGTGATCTACGTGCTCGACGAGCCCAGCATCGGCCTGCACCCGCACGACAACCAGCGCCTGTTGGCCACGCTCCGCGAACTGCGCGACCGCGGCAACACCGTGCTCGTGGTCGAGCACGACGCCGACACGATGCGGATTGCCGATGAGCTCATCGAGCTCGGGCCCGGCGCCGGCACCGAAGGCGGCGAGATTCTTTTCCACGGAACGCCGGCCGAGTGCGCCAGGCTTTCACCGTCCGCCTCGCGCACCGGCGCCTATCTCGGCGGCAAACTGGGCGTGGTGAAGGATGCGAAGACCAAGGCGCCCGACGATCGCTGGCTCGTGATCAAGGGCGCGACCGAGCACAACCTGAAGGCGGTTGAGGCGCGGTTCCCGGTCGGCCTTTTCACCTGTGTCACGGGCGTGTCCGGCTCCGGCAAGAGTTCGCTCGTGAACGACATCCTGGCCGTCGCCGCCGCGCGCAAACTCAACGGCGCAAAAACCCTGCCCGGCCGCCATCGCAGCCTGAGCGGGTTGGAGCATTTTGAGAAGGCCGTGCAGGTGGACCAGGAACCGATCGGACGCAGCCCGCGCTCCAATCCGGCCAGCTACGTCGGCCTGCTCGACCTTTTGCGCGACCTCTTCGCCAAGCTGCCCCTCGCCAAGGTGCGCGGTTACAAGGCCAACCGTTTCAGCTTCAATGTCCGCGGCGGCCGTTGCGAGCGCTGCCAGGGCGACGGCCAGATCCGGCTCGACATGCAGTTCATGGCCGACGCCTACGCGCCGTGCCCGAGTTGCGACGGCCAGCGCTTCAACCGCGAGACGCTCGAGGTGCGCTACCACGGCAAGAGCATCGCCGATGTGCTCGTCCTTACGGTGCGCGAGGCGCTGGAGCTTTTCCGCGCCCATCCGCGCATCGTCGAGAAGCTCGCCACGCTCGACGCGGTCGGCCTCGGTTACCTGCAGCTCGGGCAGTCGGCGACGACGCTCTCCGGCGGTGAGGCCCAGCGCATCAAGCTCTCGCTGGAGCTCAGCAAGCGCGAACAGGGCACCACGCTGTACATCCTCGACGAGCCGACCACCGGCCTGCACTGGACCGACATCCAGCGACTGACCGACCTGCTCTTCAAGCTGCGCGACGCCGGCAACACCCTCGTGGTCATCGAGCATAACCTCGATGTGATCCGGCTGGCCGACTGGCTCATCGACCTCGGACCCGGCGGCGGACCGGATGGCGGAGAAATCGTGTATGCCGGCCCGGTGTCGGGGATCACAAAGGACGCCCGGTCGCTGACGGGTCAGGCGTTACGGTAG